The Anopheles maculipalpis chromosome 3RL, idAnoMacuDA_375_x, whole genome shotgun sequence genomic sequence TGTAGCTGATTTGCTCCGTCAAAGCCTAAGTAATGCGGCAGAtcccaaaaaccaaacacagaAATTACACATGCAACGAAGAACTCATTATGGCGGTGTATTGGTGTGCGCGCGCGAAACAAATGCTACTGACCTTGGCAATGGCCGATTTTAGATTCTGTTGTGGCCACATGATGGAAGCCACCCGTATCCAACAGTACAGCGACGGAGCAACAATGAATCCACCGTAGAAAAAGAACCGCCAACACTTTTTCCAATCGATTTCATCTGTGGAATTGGACGAGGAAATCGAATTAAAACGCACGCGCGCACAAAGTCGATGTAGGTCCCGATCACTTACTTATCTTTTTACCAGATAATTTTTGCTGAATAAAACATCCCGTGGGCCATAGTAAACTGTACGTGATCATGCCACGAACGACGGGGTACCGTTTAATCCACTGTACAAATGCAGACATTCGTTcggtttgtgttgttgtttttgataCACAGGAAAGCGAACACGATCACGTGATTGCACGAGCAATATCGGAAAATTCGAATTCACTGTATTAATATGTAGAGATTCGGTAACGAAGTCACGTTTTGTTcaccagcaaacacacacggttTATGCCGTTCAACCGTTCGTACACTCGGTTCACTCTGTCCCGCACCAGTAAGTGACACGTTCGTTGTGAGGATCATCAGCAACACTGCTGCTGTCCAAACCCGTCCCATGAACTTAAAACATTGAAAACGATCTTTTTTGGCAAAGGACTGATCATGCGACATAAAGGAGGAGTCgcacatagacacacacacacacacctgatCGGTACATCcccaatcaaacaaaaccggaaaggctctctctttctcagtTCTTTGCCAACGTTGTGCAAATTTGAAGGATATAGTATTCGGGTGTATGTATTGCTACGCTTCGATCACTGCACCAGTGGTGTGTATGTAGTTGTGAAttgttttgaatgattttgatgaCGTAGATTGAACGATagttacaacaacaacaaaaaaacagactcGTGTCCCGTGAGGGATAAAAATAAGCGTGATACGGGAGTACAAACTCGTGTGAACGAACGCATGGGGAGCTATTTCGCGATAGGAAACCGCCAACAGCCGTGACTTGTCGcaggtgttttattttatttttttgttgcaatgaGGCAAACAAAATTAGCAGCTctgcgttctttttttttcactatcgGTGAGATAAGTGACGTGTGTGATGATGTCATAAGAGGCAGTTGCAGATTCCAACACTTCACATTATGgtcggggcggcccggtggaaGTGGCAAGCAGTAGCgccagtctttttttttttattcataaaggacggccaggccataTTGCTAATAGCGCCAGTCTTCATACGGCTAGAAagggattcaaatcccttccggatcatttccctgtagtgaggactgactttccaatTACGTAGTATCAGCGAGTCTTGTAAACCATATAAGAATAGTAAGTCAATAAGAagaggaaaaggaagaagacaAATTGCGGTGGCCAAATGCCAGCTATAGTTTCAGATTGCAGTCCATTTTTTGTACGTTTAAGGgtaattttgaaaaactaaAAGTCTTCATCTTTACTGGTACTAAAACTTAAAGATTCCAACTGTCTTCTTGACGCGAATGCCAATTCAGCTTCCttgtcttgattttttttatttgagtgTGACGATTctatgccgtattgtcaacaccgcttgtgatgatgACTATgttgtaaacaatttttttacaaacatgTAAAAAGGCTTGGTTGTGGGTGAGtggtgttgctgatgatgatgatgtatcgGTAGATGATGTGCATTCTGATGGTATGGTAAtattgctgtggctattgtaTCGATTGTGGTTAGTTGCTTCCGATTTCTGGCTATTGTTGTGTAGTGGCCATTCTATTGTTGGCCCTTGCGAagtggtctggactgcaacaaacaaacaaatattgttcagACAGCACAAAATTGTacttgtctgcgtacagtgttctccagtgcagtctaGCAGTAACGTTCCAAGCTCTATCTGATCAGCGTTCAATCTAAGAATGACCGGCAAgttctatcccgcagcagcaagaCCGACTTTACTACTCTCGCCCACACACTGTTTCTCACAGGACAAGTGActccatgtttaaaacaatcgtTGATTTTGACAAAATGAACAATCGGAACAATACGTCTTACTGTTCAATCTAAAATCGCCCACTGTTTCAAACATGGAGACACCCGCGCTATTACTATGACCGTTGTTTCTAGCGAaacggtaaatgatcctcatgtagctGAGGCCCATGGTACAGTTCTACTCGGGTACACGGGGGAAACACTTCTCTTATTTCGGTACCCGTAATCTTTTGGGGCGATCCACAAATTACTTTATGCTTAAATAGAGATTTTTAACAACTTTcgccccccccctccccctcctaCACTCCTCTAtagcaacaaaacataacaCTGGGAAGGACCCCCCTCCTCTTACGTTATTTATGGGCGCCCCCTTATGGACGATGCCGTGTACACATGAAGGCAGCCTTCAACAGCGTCGCAGACTTCTTGTCACTCACCAAGTTCCAAACCCTCGGTCTTCCTGCACGCTTGCTGGTTTGGGTAAGATCGTACCTTAGTGATCGATCGTATCACGTGAAAATGGGCGCTAACATCGTATCGAGAAGCGTTCTGTTATGACACCCGCTAGGAAACACTCTCCCCTCGGCTTGGATTATTTGTTGAACGGCTATGGCCTTGAGTGCTCCTTGACAGTAAGTTGAACTACCAAGACCAACTAGAGCACATTGTCACCAAGGGTAATCAGCTAATATAGTGGTCGGTTTTGGAGTCCAGGTCCGTGGTGTCACATAGCGTGTTCATCCAGTTGAAAGTCAGCAACCGTGCAAAAGAAAGTCAACACAATATTGTCTACGTTCTTTCTAAATATGACTCTCAATATAAAACGTAAGACCCTTAGGTATTACTAATTTGAGGATTAATGTAACGATGACAAAGTACCTGATTGCCGAACGCTCTGATGACGATAGTGTGTTACTGGCAGGAAGAATATAAGTTGTTGGTGGCGATCTAGAGGGGACTTCACGGACTCCTGCGATGGGAAAACACTCCAACAATACACAATATGCATCAAATATCGTACGCTGCTGTGTTCTATCGTCTAATATGTACACGAGTCCTCAACTATGCTGGGTTAGAACGGTTGAGTTTCCTCGTAATCGCTGGTTCTGCGTTTTTACAAGCGTTCACTTCGCTAGCTACCACTCTAATGAATCCCCCACTCCGTTTTCTCAACAGCTTCGTGACAGCTCGTGCTCGTATTTCAAGGTGAATTTAGACAAGGAAGACATACacgaaatatttgaattttacatattttagtGTTAGGCTCTACAAAAACGCATTGGCATCATCTCATGATATCCTAACGGTGGCTATAACCGGAGGATGTCCCACAAGGAGGTTCGACGCAAGGCTCAGAGGAGCATAGCTAGTCCTTTCGGTAAATCTTTTGCAGTCAATCCTGTCGGAGATTGAACACCGATATGGGTGAAGTAATGCAGTTCTCGCCCCCTGGAGTATTGTATagaggtttttttatttatcttaatttttatttgcatactGTGCGCCTCCACCAaatactgggcgcctccaccaAAGTTCAAGCACGTGCCAAACATACCTAACCACTGTTCGATGTTTTTGATTAAATGTACTAAAAAAGGCGGAAACCattttttcacacaatttaaaaaagatgGCGTGGAAAGACAATGAAAGAGCCAGCCTCCGGAGCACTGGATGACATGAGAATGAGAATACACATTTTGACCAAACATTGCAACACAAACAACGCCGTTTacgtttttgaaatgtttttagtgggtttttattattttcaacaagtttaaaGCAGTAATAGGATGTCATAATTGTTATTCTAAAACTTTTTCGTTCAACTTAGAAAACTCGGATTCAAGACGAAACTTCCTATActtggaa encodes the following:
- the LOC126565472 gene encoding mpv17-like protein; translated protein: MSAFVQWIKRYPVVRGMITYSLLWPTGCFIQQKLSGKKINEIDWKKCWRFFFYGGFIVAPSLYCWIRVASIMWPQQNLKSAIAKALTEQISYTPMAMTAFYFSMSLLEAKSVEESLNEVRVKLFPTYKVALCIWPFIQTFNFSVVPEKNRVPFVSMCSLLWTIFLAYMKQKEQKELEAGIFVK